The following coding sequences lie in one Photobacterium sp. CCB-ST2H9 genomic window:
- a CDS encoding Na+/H+ antiporter NhaC family protein, producing MTVKTPTIDAPQKPSVKSMSAILAIAGIIGTFTMIGNTHEAGTAYGWYSLLPTLFVLAVALLTHRTVEALFSGALAGLIMIDPQQIVGNVVSMSMDVMMDETIAWLILVCGLMGGLITILEKGGSILSFSEALVTKVKSKRQSMILTFVLGILVFIDDYLNAIAISSSMKRITDSYQISREKLAYLVDSTAAPVCILLPISTWAIFFSSLLEDNNVASSGKGITAYIEAIPYMAYGWVTLLVVLLVALGKIPDLGAMKAAEKRAQNGQVQPEGGVDIALGADVKPHPNSTIGVLNFVLPMVVLVAASWYFDIDLLAGVFVAMIFTMCLYGVQRLMPANTMFEAVYDGIKIMMLPLATVIAGFMLKNVNDQLGLTQYVIETVAPWLSAKMFPAVIFLVMAALVFATASSWGLFAVAMPIVFPLGAHLGVPVSITIGALLSASAAGSHSCFFSDSTVLSAQGSGCTAMQHALTQIPYALIGIVATAVFFFAIA from the coding sequence ATGACAGTGAAAACACCCACAATCGATGCGCCACAAAAGCCGAGTGTAAAAAGCATGTCGGCGATTCTGGCGATTGCCGGCATCATCGGAACCTTCACCATGATTGGTAATACCCATGAAGCCGGAACCGCTTATGGCTGGTACAGCCTGTTGCCGACACTTTTTGTTCTGGCCGTAGCGTTACTGACGCACCGAACGGTCGAAGCCCTGTTCAGTGGCGCACTGGCCGGCCTGATCATGATTGATCCGCAGCAGATCGTCGGCAACGTCGTCAGCATGTCCATGGATGTCATGATGGATGAAACCATTGCCTGGCTGATTCTGGTCTGTGGCCTCATGGGCGGCTTAATCACCATTCTAGAAAAAGGCGGCAGTATCCTGAGCTTCAGCGAAGCACTGGTGACCAAAGTCAAAAGCAAACGACAGTCAATGATTCTGACGTTCGTGCTGGGTATTCTGGTTTTCATTGATGATTACCTCAATGCCATTGCGATCTCTTCTTCCATGAAGCGCATCACCGACAGTTATCAGATCTCTCGTGAGAAGCTGGCCTATCTGGTTGACTCCACCGCAGCGCCGGTTTGTATCCTGCTGCCGATTTCAACCTGGGCGATTTTCTTCAGCTCGCTGCTTGAAGACAATAATGTTGCTTCTTCAGGAAAAGGCATCACTGCTTATATTGAGGCAATTCCGTATATGGCGTACGGCTGGGTAACCCTGCTGGTGGTCTTGCTGGTTGCCTTGGGTAAGATTCCGGATCTCGGAGCCATGAAAGCGGCAGAAAAGCGTGCGCAGAATGGTCAGGTTCAGCCTGAAGGTGGTGTCGATATCGCACTGGGCGCAGATGTGAAACCACATCCGAATTCAACCATTGGCGTACTGAACTTTGTCCTGCCGATGGTCGTGCTGGTCGCGGCAAGCTGGTACTTCGATATCGACCTGCTGGCAGGAGTTTTCGTTGCCATGATTTTCACCATGTGCCTGTACGGCGTACAGCGTCTGATGCCGGCTAACACCATGTTTGAAGCCGTTTACGATGGCATCAAAATCATGATGCTGCCACTGGCGACTGTCATTGCCGGTTTCATGCTGAAAAACGTCAACGACCAGTTGGGTCTGACACAGTATGTCATCGAAACGGTTGCGCCATGGTTGTCAGCCAAGATGTTCCCGGCTGTGATTTTCCTGGTGATGGCAGCATTGGTTTTCGCTACTGCATCCTCCTGGGGATTGTTTGCGGTTGCAATGCCAATTGTATTCCCGCTGGGTGCACATTTAGGTGTGCCAGTCTCAATTACGATTGGTGCCCTGTTGTCGGCCTCTGCAGCTGGTAGTCACTCATGTTTCTTCAGTGACTCCACTGTCCTGTCTGCGCAAGGCAGCGGCTGTACCGCCATGCAGCACGCCCTGACGCAAATTCCTTATGCACTGATTGGTATTGTTGCAACCGCCGTGTTTTTCTTTGCGATTGCCTGA
- a CDS encoding efflux RND transporter periplasmic adaptor subunit: MRGLRAVSRWLAARPYIYAIVITLAIIGWMLSGQGAGESQSVQNDGPEKQASQAPVPKVRITTFEAEPVFRSLTLYGKTEPNRQATVKAEVDGRIIEVVAQRGSYVEAGQVIANLAKDDRPDQLRRAKALLKQRQIEFDGAKQLNSKGFQGRARLAEAEAALVDAQTNVASLTLMLEKTTIRAPLSGILNDRMVEVGDYVQPGDPVGMIADIDPLIVRADVTESDIQHIRLNQEAEARLIGNEQASGKVRYISKVANEETNTFRIEVSLANPDLHLLAGTSAELQVPLEQTEAIKVTPAVLALDEVGNLGVKTVVQDHVVFTPVKVVKSDGDGTWLGGFSGKVDVITVGQGFVRAGDQVEAIKMEN; the protein is encoded by the coding sequence ATGAGAGGACTACGTGCCGTGTCCAGGTGGCTGGCCGCAAGACCTTATATTTATGCCATTGTCATTACGCTGGCGATTATTGGCTGGATGCTTTCCGGGCAGGGCGCAGGTGAAAGCCAGTCTGTGCAGAATGACGGACCCGAGAAGCAAGCTTCGCAGGCACCTGTTCCTAAAGTTCGTATCACGACATTTGAGGCTGAACCAGTGTTTCGCAGCCTGACCCTTTATGGCAAAACTGAACCGAATCGTCAGGCCACTGTAAAAGCTGAAGTGGACGGACGAATCATTGAAGTGGTTGCGCAGCGCGGAAGTTATGTGGAAGCAGGTCAGGTTATTGCCAATCTGGCGAAAGATGACAGACCCGATCAGCTGAGACGGGCCAAAGCACTGCTGAAGCAGCGTCAGATAGAATTTGACGGGGCGAAACAACTTAACTCAAAGGGGTTTCAGGGCCGGGCAAGACTGGCTGAAGCTGAAGCTGCACTGGTTGATGCTCAGACAAATGTTGCGTCATTAACGCTGATGCTGGAAAAAACAACCATTCGCGCACCGCTCAGCGGCATCCTCAATGACCGGATGGTTGAAGTGGGTGACTACGTTCAGCCCGGTGATCCGGTGGGTATGATTGCGGATATAGACCCGCTGATCGTTCGCGCCGATGTCACAGAAAGTGATATCCAGCATATTCGCCTGAATCAGGAAGCGGAAGCCCGTTTGATTGGGAATGAACAGGCATCAGGCAAGGTCCGGTATATTTCGAAAGTCGCGAATGAAGAAACGAATACTTTCCGGATCGAAGTGTCTCTTGCCAATCCCGATCTTCACTTGCTGGCCGGGACCAGTGCTGAATTACAGGTTCCGCTGGAACAAACGGAAGCCATCAAAGTAACGCCAGCGGTATTGGCACTGGATGAAGTCGGTAACCTTGGAGTCAAAACAGTGGTTCAGGATCACGTTGTCTTTACGCCGGTTAAAGTTGTGAAAAGCGATGGTGATGGCACCTGGTTAGGTGGGTTCTCCGGTAAAGTGGATGTGATTACGGTAGGACAGGGTTTTGTCCGCGCGGGTGATCAAGTAGAAGCAATTAAAATGGAGAACTGA
- a CDS encoding DUF4336 domain-containing protein, which produces MIEWSKDRIWYMDMPLKRFGVPVGCRMTVIRLENNNLLIHSPIQLTTKIQIELSKLGRVQAIVTPNLNHHLFLSEWWLAYAQATFYAAPGLELKRTDLVFDDALGSHSPEQWRGQLLQTVMRGSDKVEEVVFCDPVSQTLILGDTLSWLHNSHHPATIALAIANGCYFKPAMPLYWRHSFQNKTRLRQSLQEILTWPFERILFAHGEVIPANGKHIFSQAFRWALGTSKA; this is translated from the coding sequence ATGATTGAATGGAGTAAGGACCGAATCTGGTATATGGATATGCCATTGAAACGTTTTGGTGTGCCTGTTGGCTGCCGGATGACGGTCATTCGCCTTGAAAATAACAATCTGCTGATCCATTCCCCCATCCAGCTCACGACAAAAATTCAGATTGAACTGTCAAAACTTGGCCGTGTTCAGGCCATTGTCACGCCAAACCTGAACCACCACCTTTTCCTTTCCGAATGGTGGCTGGCTTATGCTCAGGCAACTTTCTATGCAGCTCCGGGACTCGAACTGAAACGCACTGATCTTGTCTTTGATGATGCTTTGGGTTCCCATTCCCCAGAACAATGGCGCGGACAGTTATTGCAAACCGTCATGCGGGGAAGCGATAAAGTTGAGGAGGTTGTCTTTTGTGATCCGGTCTCGCAGACGCTGATCCTGGGAGATACACTGTCCTGGCTCCACAACAGCCATCATCCCGCCACTATTGCTCTGGCGATCGCCAATGGCTGTTATTTCAAACCTGCCATGCCGCTCTACTGGCGACACAGCTTTCAGAACAAAACGCGCCTGAGACAATCCCTTCAGGAAATTCTCACCTGGCCCTTCGAGCGAATCTTATTTGCTCACGGAGAAGTCATTCCCGCGAATGGTAAGCACATCTTTTCTCAGGCCTTTCGCTGGGCACTAGGCACATCAAAGGCCTGA
- a CDS encoding efflux RND transporter permease subunit: protein MLGIIDAALHRTRTIVMVLLLLLISGYMSYHSIPKEAEPDITIPFIYVSISHSGISPEDAERLLLRPMEQELRGIDGVKEMTSTASEGHASVLLEFEAGGDTKEALADVREKVSLAKAKLPDETDEPTVNEVTMASESPAVTVMLSGTAPERALITIARDLQDKLEGMREVLEVDIGGDREDMIEILVDPLLMESYNLDQEDIYNLISRNNRLVAAGTLDSGQGRFPIKLPSVFDNIKDVMDMPVKVSGDKVVTFGDVATVRRTFQDAQSYARVNGQPAVSLEVKKRPGENIIETVDKVKALIESEREFWPSNIQVDYTGDQSEHVKTMLNDLQNNVLSAILLVVIVIIAILGGRTAMLVGIAIPGSFLTGILALSVLGYTVNMVVLFALIMAVGMLVDGAIVVTEYADREMSEGTPRSEAYKKASKRMAWPIIASTATTLAAFGPLLFWPGIMGEFMKFLPLTLIMTLVASLLMALIFVPTLGGLFGRPRPISVEKRQQLIEAEEGDIEHLPGLTGAYVRVLKAAVKRPWKVLFGALAFSAAVIVLYGKAGNGTEFFPEVEPEGFNIVVRSQGDLSIEEKDVLIKEVESRILDLPEIETLYARTGGDDKIGMLRVNLIDWQDRRPAAETVEAIKARTAGLAGLEIEVKQDESGPPTGDKDVNIQLSSRFPDLLKETVSKVRKELESNPAFTNIDDTGPKPGIEWQIKVDRRDAARFGADATLVGNNVQFVTTGLTLGEYRADDVDDEMDIRVRFPEQYRHITRLEELRLKTAQGQVPLSNFSTLQAANKLDTIKKVDGRQALSVTADMAPGYNLSKVLPEVMARLPELGLDPRVQITLRGENEEQEKASAFLSKAFMVAMAVMAIILVTQFNSFYQAFLILSAVLFSTVGVLLGMLVFNQPFGIVMSGIGIISLAGIVVNNNIVLIDTYNVLRNQGMEAIEAILRTGAQRLRPVLMTTVTTILGLMPMVMMVNVDLIQRKVEFGAPSTQMWAQLATAVAGGLAFATVLTLVITPCMLALGIHRQQRKAEKHRNQNSPHLIDEAEKDQTESELKALERVS, encoded by the coding sequence ATGCTTGGGATTATTGATGCAGCATTGCATCGCACCCGCACCATTGTAATGGTTTTGCTGTTGCTTCTGATCAGCGGTTATATGAGTTATCACAGTATTCCGAAGGAAGCGGAACCGGATATTACGATACCTTTTATTTATGTTTCCATTTCTCACAGTGGTATTTCTCCGGAAGATGCCGAACGCTTGCTGTTAAGGCCTATGGAGCAGGAACTGCGTGGGATTGACGGCGTCAAGGAAATGACGTCGACAGCCAGCGAAGGTCATGCCTCAGTCCTGCTTGAGTTTGAAGCGGGGGGCGATACGAAAGAAGCGCTGGCTGATGTTCGTGAGAAAGTGAGTCTGGCGAAAGCCAAGCTGCCGGATGAGACCGATGAACCGACAGTAAACGAAGTGACGATGGCTTCGGAAAGTCCGGCGGTTACTGTCATGTTGTCCGGTACTGCCCCGGAAAGGGCCTTGATTACTATCGCGCGGGATTTGCAGGACAAGCTTGAAGGCATGCGGGAAGTGCTGGAAGTCGATATTGGCGGTGACCGGGAAGACATGATTGAAATTCTGGTCGACCCGCTGCTGATGGAAAGCTACAACCTGGATCAGGAAGATATCTACAATCTGATTTCCAGAAATAACCGTCTGGTTGCAGCCGGTACGCTGGACAGCGGTCAGGGCCGGTTTCCAATCAAGTTGCCGTCCGTTTTTGACAACATCAAAGATGTGATGGATATGCCGGTGAAAGTATCCGGCGACAAAGTCGTGACCTTTGGTGATGTGGCGACGGTGCGCCGGACTTTTCAGGATGCTCAGTCTTACGCACGGGTGAATGGCCAGCCGGCGGTATCGCTTGAGGTGAAGAAGCGCCCGGGTGAGAACATCATCGAAACGGTTGATAAAGTGAAAGCGCTGATTGAGAGTGAGCGTGAGTTCTGGCCATCTAACATTCAGGTCGACTATACCGGTGACCAGTCAGAGCATGTGAAAACGATGCTCAACGACCTGCAAAATAACGTCTTGTCTGCGATCTTGCTGGTGGTGATCGTCATTATCGCCATTCTTGGCGGACGAACTGCCATGCTGGTGGGCATTGCAATTCCCGGCTCATTTCTTACCGGGATTCTGGCGCTCTCTGTGCTGGGCTATACCGTCAATATGGTGGTGTTGTTCGCCCTGATCATGGCGGTGGGGATGTTGGTTGACGGCGCGATTGTGGTGACAGAATACGCCGATCGGGAAATGAGTGAAGGGACGCCCAGAAGCGAAGCTTATAAAAAGGCATCCAAGCGGATGGCATGGCCCATTATTGCTTCAACCGCAACGACGCTGGCAGCGTTTGGTCCGCTTTTGTTTTGGCCCGGCATTATGGGCGAGTTCATGAAGTTTTTGCCGCTGACCCTGATCATGACGCTGGTGGCTTCGCTGCTGATGGCTTTGATCTTTGTCCCGACACTGGGAGGTTTGTTTGGCCGACCGCGTCCGATTTCAGTGGAAAAACGTCAGCAACTGATTGAAGCCGAAGAAGGTGATATCGAACATTTGCCCGGGCTGACCGGTGCTTACGTACGCGTACTCAAAGCGGCAGTCAAACGCCCATGGAAAGTTCTGTTTGGTGCGCTGGCATTTTCTGCTGCGGTGATTGTGCTGTACGGAAAAGCGGGTAACGGCACTGAATTCTTCCCGGAAGTCGAGCCTGAAGGCTTTAATATCGTGGTGCGATCTCAGGGCGATTTATCTATCGAAGAAAAAGATGTTCTGATCAAAGAAGTCGAGTCCCGGATCCTGGATTTGCCTGAGATTGAAACGCTCTATGCCCGTACGGGCGGAGATGACAAAATCGGCATGCTCCGGGTGAATCTGATTGACTGGCAGGACCGTCGTCCGGCCGCTGAAACGGTCGAAGCTATTAAAGCACGGACTGCCGGTCTGGCCGGTCTGGAAATTGAAGTCAAGCAGGATGAATCCGGTCCGCCGACAGGGGATAAAGACGTGAACATTCAGCTCAGTTCCCGTTTCCCGGACTTGCTGAAAGAGACCGTAAGCAAGGTCAGGAAGGAACTTGAGTCCAATCCGGCATTCACCAATATTGATGATACGGGCCCGAAACCCGGTATTGAGTGGCAAATCAAAGTCGATCGCCGTGACGCCGCGCGATTCGGTGCTGATGCAACATTGGTGGGTAACAACGTCCAGTTTGTGACCACAGGTCTGACACTGGGCGAGTACCGTGCTGATGACGTGGATGATGAGATGGATATTCGGGTGCGTTTCCCTGAACAATACCGTCACATTACCCGGCTGGAAGAGCTGCGTCTGAAAACGGCACAGGGACAGGTGCCCCTGAGCAACTTCAGTACGCTGCAGGCTGCGAATAAGCTCGATACCATCAAGAAAGTCGACGGACGTCAGGCATTGTCGGTCACGGCAGATATGGCACCGGGTTATAACCTGAGTAAAGTGCTGCCAGAGGTGATGGCACGACTGCCGGAGTTGGGACTGGATCCAAGAGTGCAGATCACACTGCGGGGTGAGAATGAGGAACAGGAGAAAGCCTCTGCGTTTCTCAGCAAAGCATTCATGGTCGCGATGGCAGTTATGGCGATTATTCTGGTGACCCAGTTCAATTCCTTCTATCAGGCATTTTTGATCCTGTCGGCTGTACTGTTTTCGACTGTTGGCGTTCTGTTGGGCATGCTGGTGTTCAACCAGCCGTTTGGGATCGTCATGTCCGGGATCGGGATTATTTCGCTGGCCGGGATTGTGGTGAATAACAATATCGTTCTGATCGATACCTATAACGTCCTGCGCAATCAGGGAATGGAAGCGATTGAAGCGATTCTCCGGACTGGTGCTCAGCGTCTGCGTCCTGTGCTGATGACCACAGTGACCACGATTCTCGGCTTGATGCCGATGGTTATGATGGTCAACGTGGATCTGATTCAGCGTAAAGTGGAGTTCGGAGCGCCATCGACCCAGATGTGGGCACAGCTCGCGACTGCGGTTGCAGGTGGTCTGGCTTTCGCAACCGTTCTGACACTGGTGATTACCCCTTGCATGTTGGCACTGGGGATTCACCGGCAGCAGCGAAAAGCGGAGAAACACAGGAACCAAAATTCGCCACACCTGATTGACGAAGCGGAAAAGGATCAGACTGAATCTGAACTGAAAGCGCTGGAGCGTGTCAGCTGA
- a CDS encoding M14 family zinc carboxypeptidase, which produces MTERLPELKQLESLIHNHQGNSLYHMQASELLRIPFENTTFPVYECRFGNPDPNLPCLFLVGGVHGLERIGTQVLLSFLSSLCERLNWDVSLHRTLEAMQIVAIPLLNPVGMAMQWRSNAQHVDLMRNAPVDSQEKTAWLVGGHRISQRLPWYRGEADAPMEPEAQLLVDRVLKQCTRSPLTIALDCHSGFGVKDRIWFPYAKSKRQPVPHLGSIYHLRKMFFQAYPHQNYVFEPQTKHYTCHGDLWDYLYDEITAQGQTLLPLTLEMGSWLWVRKNPLQLWHPLGLFHPLKKHRVERTLRKHLVLFDFLINATEAYTNWFRHQPQGDDWQAAHSLWYKDSSS; this is translated from the coding sequence ATGACTGAGCGTTTACCTGAGCTGAAGCAACTAGAATCTCTCATCCACAACCATCAGGGCAACAGTCTCTATCATATGCAGGCCAGTGAGCTGCTCAGGATCCCTTTCGAAAATACGACTTTCCCTGTCTATGAATGCAGATTCGGAAACCCTGATCCAAATCTGCCCTGCCTGTTTCTGGTGGGTGGCGTTCACGGGCTCGAGCGTATCGGCACTCAGGTGTTACTGTCTTTTCTTTCCAGTTTATGTGAGCGCCTGAATTGGGACGTCAGTTTGCATCGTACGCTGGAGGCGATGCAAATTGTCGCGATACCGTTGCTCAATCCTGTCGGCATGGCCATGCAATGGCGGTCAAATGCCCAGCATGTCGACTTAATGCGTAATGCGCCGGTAGACAGCCAGGAGAAAACCGCCTGGCTGGTTGGCGGACATCGTATCAGCCAGCGACTGCCCTGGTATCGTGGTGAGGCTGATGCCCCGATGGAGCCGGAAGCGCAGCTCCTGGTCGACCGTGTTTTAAAACAATGTACACGCAGTCCTTTGACCATCGCGCTGGATTGTCATTCAGGGTTTGGTGTGAAAGACCGTATCTGGTTTCCGTATGCCAAAAGCAAACGCCAGCCTGTGCCTCATCTGGGCAGTATTTACCATCTGCGCAAGATGTTCTTTCAGGCATACCCGCATCAGAACTATGTGTTCGAACCTCAGACTAAGCATTACACCTGCCATGGCGATCTCTGGGACTATCTTTATGATGAAATTACGGCGCAGGGACAAACTTTGCTGCCACTGACACTGGAGATGGGATCCTGGTTATGGGTCAGAAAAAATCCTCTGCAGCTCTGGCATCCGCTTGGATTATTCCATCCCCTGAAAAAACACAGAGTCGAGCGCACTTTACGCAAGCATCTTGTTTTATTCGACTTTTTAATCAATGCGACCGAAGCTTATACCAATTGGTTCCGTCATCAGCCACAAGGTGATGACTGGCAAGCAGCACACAGCCTCTGGTACAAGGATTCTTCATCATGA